In the genome of Candidatus Pristimantibacillus lignocellulolyticus, the window TCTGTATTCACGAGCAATGCGGCAGCTATCTCTAATCGTTCATGCAGCAAATAATCAGAAATCGACATCCCCGTTTCTTTTTTGAATATTCGAGTTAAATAATCCGGATTCAAGTAGACATTACTTGCAATATCCTCGCATGAGATTGCTTCATCAATATGTTCGCGAATATAAACCTTTGTTTTATCTACTACACTTTGCGATTGCTCAATAGAAGCGATGACTTCTAACGAGCAATTGAGAATATGCCTGATCCAATTCAACGAATCAACCGCAGAACGCATCGACATGGATAGCAATTCTGTGGAAAGACGATCCGCAAACAATTGATGCGCCTGAATTCCTTTCACTTTGAGCACATGATAAACCATCTGTTGAAAGTCCTGGACAAACTGATTGAGTGTATCCAGATTCAATAACCCGGAAGTCTTCTGAGACTTAAGATACATTTCAATGGAGCTTAACAGCTGAGTTTTCTTACTCTCAATCAACATAACCGCCCACATATTCATGTCAGGAGGCAATAGTTTGGCTACAGTTAATTTCAAATCTTTGAGCGAGAATACCCCTTGATCATATGCCACATTATATGAATCAAGCTTTCGCAGTCTTTCATACATAGGGGCGATATGATGTCCCTGTGTAATATCACCGATATAACAGACGACAGATCCATAGAAGTATGATTGACAAGCTTGAATAAATCTTTCGCATACAGCGTGAATATTAACCTCAGAAGAATCCTTCGCTTCGCCATTCTTCATAACGAGCATGCAGCCATTGCCAAGTGAAAGGAGCAAGCCACTTTCCAGATCATCGAGTAGTAGCTCCTCGGCAGATTTGCGTATTGCATACTCCAATATTTTCTCATCTCGCGGCGAAATCTCTCTATTGTAAAACCTAATCTGAATTAATATTGGTAAAAAGGTCATCTCATGTGAGTATGGAATATTCCGCTCTTCTGCCGCTTTCTTGACCGACTTCATATCCCCCCGTATCGATTGATTCAAAATATCCATCCAAAATCGTTCAATAATTAGCGGTTGATGCCTCACCCAATACTTTCCATACTGGCTAAATTCGTTCAATTGATTGGCTTGATCAAGCTTTTTTATAGCCTTCATTACGACTTCCTGCAAATCGACATACGGAATAGGCTTTAACAAATAATCAAGACAACCTAGTTGTATCGCTTGTTTGGCATACTGAAAATCAGCGTGGCATGTCAAAAAAATTGTCTCTGTTAATGGATAATGCTCGCGTACCCACTCAAGCAGCTCCAAGCCAGTTCCTTGCGGCATCTCAATATCGCATAATAAAATATCGATATACTCTTTCTGAAAAATTTCTTTTGCCTGGTCAGGACTATAAGCAGTAAATACGTTAGTAATTCCGATCTCTTGCCAATCCACTCCTGATTTTAGACCCTCCGCCGCAATCCATTCATCATCCA includes:
- a CDS encoding response regulator yields the protein MRHLLIVDDEWIAAEGLKSGVDWQEIGITNVFTAYSPDQAKEIFQKEYIDILLCDIEMPQGTGLELLEWVREHYPLTETIFLTCHADFQYAKQAIQLGCLDYLLKPIPYVDLQEVVMKAIKKLDQANQLNEFSQYGKYWVRHQPLIIERFWMDILNQSIRGDMKSVKKAAEERNIPYSHEMTFLPILIQIRFYNREISPRDEKILEYAIRKSAEELLLDDLESGLLLSLGNGCMLVMKNGEAKDSSEVNIHAVCERFIQACQSYFYGSVVCYIGDITQGHHIAPMYERLRKLDSYNVAYDQGVFSLKDLKLTVAKLLPPDMNMWAVMLIESKKTQLLSSIEMYLKSQKTSGLLNLDTLNQFVQDFQQMVYHVLKVKGIQAHQLFADRLSTELLSMSMRSAVDSLNWIRHILNCSLEVIASIEQSQSVVDKTKVYIREHIDEAISCEDIASNVYLNPDYLTRIFKKETGMSISDYLLHERLEIAAALLVNTDMSVSAIASKIGYANFSHFSRIFKKHRLLNPGEYRNQHQT